From the genome of Haloarcula taiwanensis:
ATACGGACGAGTCGTGGATGCACAAAGCGCACCTGTTCAATTACCCCGCCGTCCGGTCCATTAGCGGCGAGGAGTTCCTCACCATCGCCCGCGGGCAGGCCCGCGACCGAGGTGCGACGCTCCACGAGACGGAGGTCACCGGCATCGGGCAGACCGACGACGGGTTCGTCCTGACGACGGACGAGGACGAGTACACCGCGGAGTACGTTGTCCTGGCGACCGGCGGCGACCGGAGCCTCGCCGAGGACCTCGGCTGTGCGTTCACCGACGAGGACGTCGTCGACGTGACTGTCGACATGGAAACGTCCGTCGAGAACGTCTACGCGACCGGTGCGATGGGCCGAGCGGAGAAGTGGCAAGCGGTCATCGCAGCCGGTGACGGCGCGGCCGCCGTCCTCGACATTCTCTCGAAAGAGAAAGGCGAGTACTACCACGACTTCGACATGCCGTCAGACGTGCCGGAACTCTAATGATGCAGTCAGATTCGGCTCCCACAATGAATGCCGCTACTATCCCAAATCGCACTGTTGGAAACGCTCGCGTGCCGTCGGTGGTGAGCGCCTGATGACACCCGAACTCAACGTCGTGTTGCTCGTTGTCGGTCGTGTCCTCTTCGGCGGCGTCCTCGCCTTTACTGGCCTGAGTCACTTCACGCAGACCGAACAGATGGCCGGTTACGCCGAGTACAAGGGGCTCCCAGCGCCGCGACTCTCCGTCCTCGCGTCAGGTGGGCTCCTCATCCTCGGTGGGCTCGGTGTAACCGTGGGCGTCTTCCCAGTCGTCGCGGCGGTCTGTCTCGCCGCGTTCCTCATCGTCTCGGCGGTCGCGATGCACGACTTCTGGGCCGTGCCCGACGAGGACCGACAGGACGAACTGAACAGTTTCCTGAAGAACGTGACACTCGCGGGCGGGGCACTCGTCGTCGCCGCGTCAGCAACTGGTACATGGGCGCTCAGCGTCGGCATCAGCCCCCTCTGACGCTGGCTGTTCGGCCCAATCTACTGAGACGGGTACAGTGAGTCGAGAATGAAGTCGTTGACGGCCCGCTTGGCTTCGTCGGGTGCGTCCTCGTGGCCGAGCGCGATCCGTCGGCCGCGGGCCGCGTGAATCACGTCCGTGATGAGCTGGCCCATCAAGTCAGCATCGACATCGCGAAACGCGCCCTGCTCAACTCCGTCTTCGATGACAGTCGAGATGCTTTCTCGAAGGCGGTCGTAGTGCTCGTTGAACAGCGCTCGGTGCTCCGCG
Proteins encoded in this window:
- a CDS encoding thioredoxin reductase; its protein translation is MADVAVVGGGPAGLSAAQYAAKNDLETIAFDTDESWMHKAHLFNYPAVRSISGEEFLTIARGQARDRGATLHETEVTGIGQTDDGFVLTTDEDEYTAEYVVLATGGDRSLAEDLGCAFTDEDVVDVTVDMETSVENVYATGAMGRAEKWQAVIAAGDGAAAVLDILSKEKGEYYHDFDMPSDVPEL
- a CDS encoding quinol oxidase, with amino-acid sequence MTPELNVVLLVVGRVLFGGVLAFTGLSHFTQTEQMAGYAEYKGLPAPRLSVLASGGLLILGGLGVTVGVFPVVAAVCLAAFLIVSAVAMHDFWAVPDEDRQDELNSFLKNVTLAGGALVVAASATGTWALSVGISPL